From a region of the Roseivirga sp. 4D4 genome:
- a CDS encoding c-type cytochrome — translation MQNQSIGPGAKTILGLLTCILFSACQTDYEEPVVSLEDYVVEPGFKLEVIASEPFLEAPVAIDFDNQGRIWTVEMRGYMQTLTGESESMPNGVISILEDKDGDGKVDHSKVFLDSLVLPRAIAHVYGGLLYAEPPNLWFVEIENDKPGDLVLVDSLYADEGNVEHQPNGLMMNIDNWIYNARSHFRYKRENGVWLKEPTAFRGQWGITKDNFGRLYYNNNSTQIMGDYVLPNVLTRNQYYEPKDGLGKVLTRNQRVYPLHATLVNRGYEPGVLDQDSVLRNVTSSCGPLVYRGGQFPLDYTENAFVCAPEANLIKRNLLMFDGPITTAKQAYDDREFIASTDEGFRPVNLSSGPDGGMYVVDMHRGIIQHGAYMTSYLRERLAAAGMDKMVGMGRILRVKSTDKALNTISGFESKSAEGMVDLLSHKNGWVRDRAQQLIIQHGQKEAIPHLQALLEKAEPLASMHAFYALEGLDAIDSGVLIKAARSNNVNLAAHALQMAYNRGNQNEQIDMIKEVMARDNAILDLYLLSYLGQSITAGYADLSTYAGYADEILRRNPSALYEDAFASALTDAAGAFLRLADHKVQPDLKTKLEGVVADQNDNKKFWIYAQESLPLDDRTHGLQLYRETCSACHGGSGRGIEGLAPPLDNSDWIKGPVERLALVLLHGLKGPVDVNGKGYEFNAQMPGIASNPDFSDQDITDLITYLSNAFGTSSRGANADMIKKLRKVTPKDGAFTQEEVNDVANEN, via the coding sequence ATGCAAAATCAATCCATTGGCCCTGGGGCTAAGACTATTCTCGGGCTTTTGACATGCATTCTGTTTTCTGCCTGTCAGACGGATTATGAAGAACCTGTCGTCTCGCTTGAAGATTATGTGGTCGAACCTGGTTTTAAACTGGAAGTGATTGCTTCGGAACCCTTTCTCGAAGCGCCAGTTGCCATAGATTTTGATAATCAGGGAAGAATCTGGACCGTTGAAATGAGGGGTTATATGCAGACCCTAACGGGCGAAAGTGAGAGCATGCCCAATGGAGTGATCTCCATATTGGAAGATAAGGACGGAGACGGCAAAGTGGATCATTCAAAAGTCTTTTTGGATAGCCTCGTATTGCCGAGAGCCATTGCCCATGTCTATGGAGGCCTCCTATATGCCGAACCACCCAACCTTTGGTTTGTCGAGATCGAGAATGATAAACCAGGAGATCTGGTCTTGGTAGACTCACTGTATGCAGATGAAGGCAATGTAGAACACCAGCCTAATGGTTTGATGATGAACATTGACAATTGGATTTATAATGCCAGATCACATTTCAGGTATAAAAGGGAGAATGGTGTTTGGTTGAAAGAGCCCACAGCTTTCCGGGGGCAATGGGGAATTACGAAAGACAATTTCGGTAGGCTTTATTATAACAATAACTCCACCCAAATCATGGGTGATTATGTTTTGCCCAATGTGCTCACCAGAAATCAATACTATGAGCCTAAGGATGGTTTGGGGAAGGTCTTAACCCGAAACCAGAGGGTTTATCCATTGCACGCTACGTTGGTGAATAGAGGGTATGAACCCGGTGTTTTAGATCAGGACAGCGTATTAAGAAATGTGACTTCATCATGCGGACCGTTGGTATATCGGGGTGGCCAATTTCCACTGGATTATACCGAAAACGCCTTTGTATGTGCACCTGAAGCAAACCTGATTAAGCGAAACCTCTTAATGTTCGATGGACCTATCACCACAGCTAAGCAGGCTTATGACGATCGCGAATTTATCGCCTCAACGGATGAAGGTTTTCGTCCCGTAAACCTATCCAGTGGCCCTGATGGAGGGATGTATGTGGTAGACATGCACCGGGGGATCATTCAGCATGGAGCGTATATGACTTCTTATTTAAGAGAGCGTCTGGCTGCTGCCGGTATGGATAAGATGGTGGGGATGGGCCGAATCCTTAGGGTCAAAAGTACTGACAAAGCCCTTAACACGATATCAGGTTTTGAAAGTAAGTCTGCCGAAGGTATGGTCGATCTATTAAGCCATAAAAACGGATGGGTCAGAGACAGGGCCCAGCAACTCATCATTCAACATGGGCAAAAGGAAGCTATACCTCACCTACAGGCTTTATTAGAAAAAGCCGAGCCATTGGCTTCTATGCATGCTTTCTATGCCCTAGAAGGATTGGATGCCATTGATTCAGGCGTATTGATCAAAGCCGCAAGGAGTAACAATGTGAACCTTGCTGCTCATGCACTTCAAATGGCATACAATCGAGGTAACCAGAATGAGCAGATCGATATGATTAAGGAGGTGATGGCTCGGGATAATGCCATACTAGACCTTTACTTGCTTTCCTACCTGGGGCAATCTATTACAGCGGGCTATGCGGATCTCTCAACATATGCTGGATACGCTGATGAAATCTTGAGAAGAAATCCTTCAGCGCTCTATGAAGATGCATTCGCCAGCGCCTTGACCGATGCCGCTGGTGCTTTCTTGAGACTTGCTGATCACAAAGTTCAACCTGACTTAAAGACTAAGTTGGAGGGAGTAGTAGCTGATCAAAACGACAATAAGAAATTCTGGATTTACGCACAAGAGTCTTTGCCTTTGGACGATCGAACACACGGTCTCCAATTGTACAGAGAGACCTGTTCGGCCTGTCATGGAGGCAGTGGAAGAGGAATAGAAGGTTTGGCGCCACCTTTGGACAATTCAGATTGGATCAAAGGTCCGGTGGAGAGGCTGGCACTAGTCTTATTGCATGGCCTAAAAGGTCCGGTTGATGTCAACGGAAAAGGATATGAATTTAATGCTCAAATGCCCGGCATTGCCAGTAATCCTGATTTTAGCGATCAGGACATCACAGACTTGATTACCTATCTCAGCAACGCATTCGGCACTTCAAGTCGTGGAGCGAATGCTGATATGATCAAGAAGCTGAGGAAAGTGACACCAAAAGATGGAGCATTTACACAAGAAGAAGTAAACGATGTTGCCAATGAAAACTAG